The Clostridiales bacterium FE2011 sequence GCTTCAGCTTCTTTCCTGTCCGCCTGCCAGAGATACCGTCCGTTTTTGCATCCGATCATGCGTCCCTGGGAAAGGAAGCTCCAGGCAGTCATATCTTTTCCGCGGATTGTACTCATCAGTTCTTTCCATACTGAAGCCTGATTTCCACCGTTTTCTTTTCCGGCAGTGTGAGGAATCTTTTTCTCTTCTTTGGGCTGCTGCCGGTCGGGCTTTGCTTCCTGAACAGGCATCTGTACAGCAGCTGCTCTTCCCGCAGGATTCTTCAGCATATCGTCTATCCGTTTTTCCAGTTCAGCAATCCTGTCATTCAGCGCCTGAGTGTCTGTCCCGTCGATTCTCAGGCAGCTCTTGATACTGGCGTTTTCCAGAGCCATACGGGGTGTGGAAGCATATCTCATTTCCGTTTCGAGCGCCATAAACAGATCCAGTATTTTCATAAGCCTGGATACTGTCATTGACTTGCTTTGACGAACGTATTCAGCAGCTTCGTCTTTGGATATGTCCATAATCATGGATACATCCTCCGGGCTGGTTTTTGCAATCAACAGGGCCCTGATATGTCTGCAGACATCTTTTGCAAAAACAGCCGGGTCTTTGCCGTCACGCATGAGCCTGTCTATCATGAGATAAACTTTCGATGCATCCTGTTCCGCCAGTGCTTTACTGAACTCAAATAAAAAGGATGTATCGCTTGTTCCGAGAATGCTCCGGACGAGATCTTCATCTACCTGATCACTGTATCCAAGGCACATGTCCAGAATGCTGAGTGCATCACGCATACCGCCGTCGGCGGCCCTTGCAATCATCATAAGAGCGCCGTCAGACACTTGCGCTCCGCTGCCTTCAGCTGCTTCCTTCAGTCTCCCGGCTATTTCCGTGCTCGGAATCCGGCCGAAATCAAACCGCTGGCATCTGCTCAGGATTGTTTCAGGCAGTTTCTGCGGTTCGGTTGTTGCCAGGATGAAAACAATATGGGCAGGGGGTTCCTCCAGTGTCTTCAGCAGTGCATTGAATGCTGATGTGGACAGCATATGTACTTCATCAATAATATAAACTTTATATTTCCCGTACTGGGGCGGATATTTGACTGTATCCCTCAGTTCCCGCATCTCATCCACGCCGTTATTGCTGGCAGCGTCGATTTCAATAACGTCAAGGGTTTCTTCATTGTCAGCACGCAGACAATTCTCACATTTTCCGCATGGATCACCGTTTTCAGGATGCAGACAGTTAATCGCTTTAGCCAGAATTTTGGCTGTGGAGGTCTTTCCGGTTCCACGGGATCCGCAGAACAGGTATGCATGTGCAATCCTGTTGGTGACAACCTGATTTCTCAGCGTTCCGATAATCGGAGCCTGTCCGACGACATGGGAGAAATCCTTGGGTCTCCACTCACGGTACAGTGCACGATATGCCATCTTTGCCTCCCTTTATTCAATCTTCAGATCAATATATTGATACAGTTTCTTCAATGTTCCGGGTCCGATTCCGTGAACCGCTGTCAGATCCTCAGGATAAAAAAACGGACCGTTCCTGTCTCGTTCATCAATCATCTGTATTGCATAAACCTTCCCGATGCCGGGGAGTGTTTCCAACTCTTCCTCCCCGGCGTCGTTGATTCTGACGATTCCGTCCTGTTTGGCAGGAATACTGCCTAGCTGCCAGTATATACGGCTGCCTGTTCTGTAAACCATCCCGTTACTGTATACAGGTGTAAGAACATGGATCAGGCTCAGCACGATCCCCGTCAGAACAAGGAAAAGCCCCGTCAGTTGTTTTGCTTTATCAGACATCTTTTCTGACTTTCTGTCCCTGTTTCGTATCCTCAAGAATATATCCGGCCTGTATAATCCTGCTGCGGAGTTCATCACTCCTGGCCCAGTCTTTGTTTTTTCTGGCCTCAGCCCTTTCATTTACAAGTGCTGCAATTTCAGGAGGCAGTTCTTCTTCTTTTTTACTGAGAATACCCAGCACGTCGCAGATTGACTCCAGGCTTTTCAGTGCAGCCTGAGCAGCTTCCCTGGATGCGCCCTGAACCACAGTAACATTTGCGTCCTTAACCAGTTCAAATACAGCGCCCAGCGCGTCCGCCGTATTCATATCATCATCCATTGCGTCATCAAAGCGTTTTTCGTATCCTTTCAGACGCTCAATGAATTCTTTTTCCTTATCG is a genomic window containing:
- the dnaX gene encoding DNA polymerase III subunit gamma/tau gives rise to the protein MAYRALYREWRPKDFSHVVGQAPIIGTLRNQVVTNRIAHAYLFCGSRGTGKTSTAKILAKAINCLHPENGDPCGKCENCLRADNEETLDVIEIDAASNNGVDEMRELRDTVKYPPQYGKYKVYIIDEVHMLSTSAFNALLKTLEEPPAHIVFILATTEPQKLPETILSRCQRFDFGRIPSTEIAGRLKEAAEGSGAQVSDGALMMIARAADGGMRDALSILDMCLGYSDQVDEDLVRSILGTSDTSFLFEFSKALAEQDASKVYLMIDRLMRDGKDPAVFAKDVCRHIRALLIAKTSPEDVSMIMDISKDEAAEYVRQSKSMTVSRLMKILDLFMALETEMRYASTPRMALENASIKSCLRIDGTDTQALNDRIAELEKRIDDMLKNPAGRAAAVQMPVQEAKPDRQQPKEEKKIPHTAGKENGGNQASVWKELMSTIRGKDMTAWSFLSQGRMIGCKNGRYLWQADRKEAEAQFITVLNMPERNKTICECLQEITGQSCAFAAVPQGKSAEAAENNGDDEYLESIYETFGKEPVNIVDEI
- a CDS encoding helix-hairpin-helix domain-containing protein: MNSAAGLYRPDIFLRIRNRDRKSEKMSDKAKQLTGLFLVLTGIVLSLIHVLTPVYSNGMVYRTGSRIYWQLGSIPAKQDGIVRINDAGEEELETLPGIGKVYAIQMIDERDRNGPFFYPEDLTAVHGIGPGTLKKLYQYIDLKIE